The Ananas comosus cultivar F153 linkage group 4, ASM154086v1, whole genome shotgun sequence region GCTTCAAAATTGCAGATTGATGAACATTATTTATATCACTTGAAACAtctaaaagtcaaaatttatgtttttaaaaagcCTATCCCTTCATGCACAGAAGtcttaaaaacaaaaacagagGGGAGTAAAACTAAAATGAACAGCCATAAAGACGGGTACTTCTCTCCTTGTAACTAAATTCCTCAGCTCGCCTATCACTACTGAAGCTTCGATGAAACAGATACTACACAACAAGACTGGTTGATTCAATAACTCCAACCCAGCAGTAGTATTTTCACAGCCAATAGTTTTTCAGCCCATTTATCGACAGCATAATCAGATACATCAAAGCTCGATTACAATGTATTCATTCAACACCAATCTGGTTTTTAAGTAATGGATTATGAATAGCCTTAAAATTCCATGAGAAAATTTCGCGGCTATAGGTCTTTCGTCtcgagaagagaaagagaagacacTTTTTCTCTTACGAGTTCTACTGCCATTGCTTTATTATTGAGATCTTCACACTGAATGGCTCGGATCAAATCATCACTTTTATCAGAAGGAACATTCTCCTTCTTGGTCGGAAACGCAATCATGCGCTCTTTTCCAATACAACCCTCCTTTTCATTAGGTGAACTCTTTGTTCTGTTCTCTACCATTTGATGAAGTGATTGGATGTGGCCGTTATCCAAAGCTGCTGTTGATTTCTGCGTATCTGATCTCGAATACTGGATCTTGTTGGGCTTAACTGTATCTACCTCGATAGATCTACTCACTCCAGAGGTGTTCTTAACAAAACTCGGCGGTTGACTAGCTGGAGCTACTGTATCAATGTTGCGTACAAGAGATTTCTCCTGAAAGATCAGCTTTTCTAGTTAGAAGCAATTCGAAGTATATACAGTATAGGGTAGTGATATTAACAAAGGAAAAATTATTATAGACAAACTAGATGCATCAAACCTAGTTAGTATCCATATGGTCAACTTTACTAGGTTGAATATATCTAACCTGTTGACAACAATTTCTGCCAAGCTAATATCACTGCCTGCATATcactcagagagagagagagagaaacagagagagagagagagtagactAACTGCTTCAAAATATCCAATCTTGGGTCTTGGCATCCGAAGTCCGGTTGGTTTAAAGCTTCTTCTTCCTTGGGAACTAGCATTAGTGCTACTCGGAAAAACATCCTTAGGTGCTGGCTCGGAAATTCCATGAATGGAAACATCCTTAGGTGCTGGTTCAGAAATTCCATGAATGGAAACATCCTTAGGTGCTGGCTCAGAAATTCCACGAATGGCTGGTAAGTCTATTGTGGATTGCAAACCCAACGAAGAGAGGCCATTATTCTCTAAGAAAGAAGGTGGTGAAGAAGACCCAAAATCGAGGCTCTCTGTTCTATCGCTGGACTTGATAGCACTTGAAACCGATAAAGCAGAAACTGAAGTCATAGCACTCGAGACTGATAGTGCAGACACTGAAGCCGCACTATCTATAGAACTGCTTGGCGATACACTTGGAATTTTGATCCCTGGACTTTTCAGCTCAAGTTTAGTGCTAGATGTCCTCAAAGGGGTCTTCTTACTGGGGGTCTTCTTATTGGCTGTACCTGATGAAGGATGAGCTGTATTCCTTGATGCTGtggtttttttctttgtattttctGACGGAAATCTAGTTATTGAATCTGATGAGCTAGTGAGTATAGTACTCTGAGTTGTACTAGCAGCTGTTGATAATACCGCATTGCGTGAAACTACACCTGAACTGTACTTTGGTGGCACAGTAGACTTAGGAGTGACTTTGCGTGAATCATTCGCTGTCTTATTCACGGGTTGCCGAT contains the following coding sequences:
- the LOC109709482 gene encoding muscle M-line assembly protein unc-89-like isoform X1, which encodes MEDPYPSASKERRAAAEEELRRLVSEDSGATPTMLRVAWRHSAERADPCGAVRSPDQLDNGADDGVDVAITLLEPIEERFPLLADPDILYQMPVQDKCELIEEDCLADSAKGPVKCSIEDNFSELETFHAQEDQTLDKTSKQIQRVPQLSVSPERKKPKSSKFNLRKSLAWDSAFFTSEGVLNTEELAIVNSTFRKAETLALPEIPEETRISSESILDIDNWALENPNLEVELFENVRASIQKSLGKSDNASNTTSCSLKKDQRGLDASRLASREKVDRSSQNKIKLPVAVKQHGLSKQQPQNISKKTHAVLKLVTHGTLDPDESLKPSRILPKATRVMVPSKTSASGNSQTKSSVINRQPVNKTANDSRKVTPKSTVPPKYSSGVVSRNAVLSTAASTTQSTILTSSSDSITRFPSENTKKKTTASRNTAHPSSGTANKKTPSKKTPLRTSSTKLELKSPGIKIPSVSPSSSIDSAASVSALSVSSAMTSVSALSVSSAIKSSDRTESLDFGSSSPPSFLENNGLSSLGLQSTIDLPAIRGISEPAPKDVSIHGISEPAPKDVSIHGISEPAPKDVFPSSTNASSQGRRSFKPTGLRMPRPKIGYFEAEKSLVRNIDTVAPASQPPSFVKNTSGVSRSIEVDTVKPNKIQYSRSDTQKSTAALDNGHIQSLHQMVENRTKSSPNEKEGCIGKERMIAFPTKKENVPSDKSDDLIRAIQCEDLNNKAMAVELVREKVSSLSLLETKDL
- the LOC109709482 gene encoding muscle M-line assembly protein unc-89-like isoform X2, encoding MEDPYPSASKERRAAAEEELRRLVSEDSGATPTMLRVAWRHSAERADPCGAVRSPDQLDNGADDGVDVAITLLEPIEERFPLLADPDILYQDKCELIEEDCLADSAKGPVKCSIEDNFSELETFHAQEDQTLDKTSKQIQRVPQLSVSPERKKPKSSKFNLRKSLAWDSAFFTSEGVLNTEELAIVNSTFRKAETLALPEIPEETRISSESILDIDNWALENPNLEVELFENVRASIQKSLGKSDNASNTTSCSLKKDQRGLDASRLASREKVDRSSQNKIKLPVAVKQHGLSKQQPQNISKKTHAVLKLVTHGTLDPDESLKPSRILPKATRVMVPSKTSASGNSQTKSSVINRQPVNKTANDSRKVTPKSTVPPKYSSGVVSRNAVLSTAASTTQSTILTSSSDSITRFPSENTKKKTTASRNTAHPSSGTANKKTPSKKTPLRTSSTKLELKSPGIKIPSVSPSSSIDSAASVSALSVSSAMTSVSALSVSSAIKSSDRTESLDFGSSSPPSFLENNGLSSLGLQSTIDLPAIRGISEPAPKDVSIHGISEPAPKDVSIHGISEPAPKDVFPSSTNASSQGRRSFKPTGLRMPRPKIGYFEAEKSLVRNIDTVAPASQPPSFVKNTSGVSRSIEVDTVKPNKIQYSRSDTQKSTAALDNGHIQSLHQMVENRTKSSPNEKEGCIGKERMIAFPTKKENVPSDKSDDLIRAIQCEDLNNKAMAVELVREKVSSLSLLETKDL